The Drechmeria coniospora strain ARSEF 6962 chromosome 02, whole genome shotgun sequence genome has a segment encoding these proteins:
- a CDS encoding putative GMP synthase, with protein sequence MTDTAQAAPPHNVFDTVLVLDMGSQTSHLILRRLRSLGVYSEMLPCTQVLKELAWKPVGIILSGGPSSVNSPDAPTVDPAVFELGVPVLGVCFGNQLIAWRSDRTSVAPGLKREYGETSMAIRRIGGHADRLFDGLGDTLNVVMSHFDKVVHLPDGFETIATTANSEFAGIAHKSEPIFGIQFHPEISHTERGTDILANFALKICGARADWKMDNFLEGEKARIRKLVGERAQVIGAVSGGVDSTVAAKLLNEVIGKRFHAILVDTGLMRLNECDQVKQTLEKRLGIVLTVVDGSQLFFDRLRGVTEPEAKRKIIGETFIDLFENEALRIEAEAEHTPHAGKVEWFLQGTLYADIVESLSFKGAASSTIKSHHNAGGLPARMQNGEAQLKLLEPLRELFKDEVRAFGRQLNIHQELIGRHPFPGPGLGIRIIGEVTRERVEIVRQADDIFISMIREAGIYDEVTQAYAALDSSKAVGVQGDARVYGYICILRAVTSVDMMSAEPYEFTWSFLRAVSRRIVNEVDGIARVVYDTTSKPPGEHPLYPHSLYALRCQQSQ encoded by the exons ATGACCGACACGGCCcaggcggcgccgccgcatAATGTCTTCGAC accgtcctcgtcttggATATGGGATCCCAGACCAGTCAT CTCATCCTCAGAAGGCTTCGGTCTCTCGGGGTGTACTCCGAGATGCTACCTTGCACCCAGGTGCTCAAGGAACTTGCTTGGAAGCCGGTCGGCATCATCCTCAGCGGCGGGCCGTCGAGCGTGAATTCCCCCGACGCCCCGACCGTGGATCCTGCCGTGTTCGAGCTTGGCGTCCCCGTGCT GGGCGTCTGCTTCGGCAACCAACTGATTG CCTGGCGTTCGGATCGGACCAGTGTCGCACCCGGCCTGAAGCGCGAGTACGGTGAAACCTCAATGGCCATCCGAAGGATCGGTGGCCACGCCGATCGGCTCTTCGACGGACTGGGAGACACCTTGAACG TCGTCATGAGTCATTTCGACAAGGTCGTTCACCTGCCCGACGGCTTCGAGACCATCGCCACCACCGCCAACAGCGAGTTTGCCGGCATTGCCCACAAGTCCGAGCCCATCTTCG GTATCCAGTTCCACCCTGAGATCTCGCACACCGAACGGGGTACCGACATTCTCGCCAACTTCGCTCTCAAGATCTGCGGCGCCCGCGCCGACTGGAAAATGGACAACTTCTTGGAGGGCGAGAAGGCTCGCATTCGGAAGCTCGTTGGCGAAAGGGCCCAGGTC ATCGGAGCCGtctccggcggcgtcgacagcACCGTGGCCGCGAAGCTGCTGAACGAAGTTATTGGAAAGCGATTCCACGCCATTCTCGTCGACACCG GTCTGATGCGTCTGAACGAATGCGACCAAGTCAAGCAGACGCTGGAAAAGCGCCTAGGCATCGTCCTCACCGTCGTGGATGGATCCCAACTTTTCTTCGATCGCCTTCGAGGCGTCACGGAGCCTGAAGCCAAGCGGAAGATTATTGGCGAGACAT TCATTGACCTCTTCGAGAATGAGGCACTCCG CATCGAGGCAGAAGCAGAGCACACACCCCATGCTGGCAAGGTTGAATGGTTCCTTCAGGGGACGCTATATG CCGATATTGTGGAAAGCTTGAGCTTCAAGGGAGCCGCTAGTTCTACGATCAAGT CTCATCACAATGCGGGAGGGCTTCCTGCTCGTATGCAGAATGGC GAAGCACAGCTGAAGCTGCTTGAGCCGCTGCGAGAGCT GTTCAAGGACGAAGTTCGGGCGTTCGGTCGGCAATTGAACATCCACCAGGAGCTTATCGGTAGACACCCTTTTCCCGGGCCTGGCCTCGGTATCAGAATTATCGGCGAAGTTACTCGCGAGCGAGTCGAAATTGTGCGCCAGGCAGATGACATCTTTATTTCCATGATCCGCGAGGCCGGGATCTATGATGAG GTCACCCAAGCCTATGCTGCGCTTGACTCGAGCAAAG CCGTCGGTGTACAGGGAGATGCTCGGGTTTACGGCTACATCTGCATTCTGCGAGCCGTGACTAGCGTAGATATGATGAGTGCCGAGCCATACGAATTCACGTGGAGCTTCCTCCGGGCTGTCAGCAGGAGGATTGTCAACGAAGTAGACGGCA